Part of the Drosophila willistoni isolate 14030-0811.24 unplaced genomic scaffold, UCI_dwil_1.1 Seg450, whole genome shotgun sequence genome, agtccaagatagtgaagaatgatttgccacccagatgttcaatgcaatcatctaacagaggaatcggaaaatgatctcgaactgtaattttgttcaacgggcggtaatctacacactttcttagggtgttgtcctttttgcgtacagggacaatcgcggcagcgtaaggggaactactgtggcgaataatgccagctttcaagagatcgtcacaaatctcacgcacctcgatgcgttcgtggtgcgacagacggcgggggcggcagaaaatcggagtttggctagtcaattctattttcatctcatagttcatgggcttgattaaatctggatcaacttgtacatacgaagtggaaataatagacttaagggctgcggtttgctcttcccgtaacgcgggctctatatcaaagtctaattcactgacagcagggagctcaatggaatttatcgccataagtgcatcgttcaatgtttccgaaggtacagcagaagttttcggaaggggagaatcagacaacaattcggcaggcacaatctcattcctatcacactctatatcaaagtctaattcactgacagcagggagctcaatggaatttatcgccataagtgcatcgttcaatgtttccgaaggtacagcagaagtttcggaaggggagaatcagacaacaattcggcaggcacaatctcattcctatcacacggcagtatcactctcttttccataaatatgtcaaaggacttcagaacagcagtaagttttggatttatacattcagtcggtttattcataagtatcaacgattctttttcatattctctttccttcagtttacagagtctaatattaattttatacagaagatctctacctataatcatcggcagttcggttgcttggttcgtcaggacttcaaacgtatgtattgtctgtgtgttgcggaggcgaacactacactggacttggcctaaggacagaagttggctatttcctaaaccacggcagttcaatgtacgggggctaagacggcagttggaggggacttcagattgacggataaaactctttggactgcccgaatccaggagggaaaacatatctataaatttcctatcttgcacttcatcacaaacaaaagcaacactcaccagttgtaaatggtctagtcgatctcccgcttcatcagcggcggcggcagtgatattggtggcattcccaattcgagacgggcagtttttgtagctgtggcccactatgccacacttgaaacatgaattcggaggtctcattggtttcgggcattgactcttgtaatgcccccatcctgagcagttgaagcatctggtctcactcgtgacggtgcctgacgatttgtttccaggcgccacggcagttgttgttggctgcgccttcacactattgctttgtctggacgcagcggccagcatacggaggcgctcgtagcgttccagtaggggcttcagttcagccattgtccgagctgagtacagcatgccgactcgagtagagttgtcccgcagtccatcaatgatcaggtcgaccagctcgttctccggaatcggagcattcatggcaatctcctgcatctcgattgcgaatcttaaacatccctcgcctgccttgatgtGCCGGCCACGCAaagcgtggtacacttcctcgatgctacacgagcgtccaaattctcgcaagaggattgccttcaattcttcgtagctgtgcaccgataccgtgcgcagcagcaccgccgccgtaccttccagcatacgacggcatgcgaccaaccgtaggcggtcgttcaactgcagaatttcaaatgcgtcttccagatcgttcagccatttcttcacatcgtatgcggtatccgctgaaaatcgagccaccatgctctcaataacactcacgtcacagacttgctgcctcggtgcttgggattcgtcaatcccctgctgcagtttgcggatttgatgctgtagctgtagcaactcatgttgtttctgtagcgtcaccagttgctcatccaggctggggaggcggaagtggccggtgtgatggcggccgcggcagtcgatacggagggcactaaagcgggcatctcttcccatgggtccgcgtcgggaccagtggcgggggcggcgagagaggccgcagcccgcatggcagacatatagtcggcgggtacagcagtggcagcgggtgcaacggcggcagcggtggtggcagcgggtacagaagtggcagcgggtacagcagtggcagcgggtgcagcggcggtgggtacagcagtggcagcggcggtggttacagcagtggcagcgggtgcagcggcggtgggtacagcagtggcagcgggtgcagcagtggcagcggcggcaggtaccgtaatggatgcgacagcagcggcggcgggtacagcggtggcagcggcggtgggtacagcagtggcagcgggcgcggcggcggtgggtacagcagtggcagcgggtgcagcagtggcagcggcggcaggtaccgtaatggatgcgacagcagcggcggcgggtacagcggtggcagcggcggtgggtacagcagtggatgcgacagcagcggcggcgggtacagcggtggcagcggcggtgggtacagcagtggatgcgacagcagcggcggcgggtacagcagtggcagcggcggcgggtacagcagtggcagcggcggcaggtaccgtaatggatgcgacggcagcggcggcgggtacagcagtggcagtggcggcgggtccagcagtggcagcgggtgcagcagtggcagcggcggcgggtacagcagtggcagcgggtacagcagtggcagcggcggcgggtacagcagtggcagcggtggtgggtacagcagtggcagtggcggcgggtccagcagtggcagcgggtgcagcagtggcagcggcggcgggtacagcagtggcagcgggtacagcagtggcagcgggtgcagcagtggcagcggcggcaggtaccgtaatggatgcgacggcagcggcggcgggtacagcagtggcagtggcggcgggtccagcagtggcagcgggtgcagcagtggcagcggcggcgggtacagcagtggcagcgggtacagcagtggcagcggcggcgggtacagcagtggcagcggtggtgggtacagcagtggcagtggcggcgggtccagcagtggcagcgggtgcagcagtggcagcggcggcgggtacagcagtggcagcgggtacagcagtggcagcggcggcgggtacagcagtggcagcgggtacagcagtggcagcggcggcgggtacagcagtggcagcggtggtgggtacagcagtggcagtggcggcgggtccagcagtggcagcgggtgcagcagtggcagtggcggcgggtccagcagtggcagcgggtgcagcagtggcagcggcggcgggtacagcagtggcagcgggtacagcagtggcagcggcggcgggtacagcagtggcagcggtggtgggtacagcagtggcagtggcggcgggtccagcagtggcagcgggtgcagcagtggcagcggcggtgggtacagcagtggatgcgacagcagcggcggcgggtacagcggtggcagcggcggtgggtacagcagtggatgcgacagcagcggcggcgggtacagcagtggcagcggcggcaggtaccgtaatggatgcgacggcagcggcggcgggtacagcagtggcagtggcggcgggtccagcagtggcagcgggtgcagcagtggcagcggcggcgggtacagcagtggcagcgggtacagcagtggcagcggcggcgggtacagcagtggcagcggtggtgggtacagcagtggcagtggcggcgggtccagcagtggcagcgggtgcagcagtggcagcggcggcgggtacagcagtggcagcgggtacagcagtggcagcgggtgcagcagtggcagcggcggcaggtaccgtaatggatgcgacggcagcggcggcgggtacagcagtggcagcgggtacagcagtggcagcggcggcgggtacagcagtggcagcggtggtgggtacagcagtggcagtggcggcgggtccagcagtggcagcgggtgcagcagtggcagcggcggcgggtacagcagtggcagcgggtacagcagtggcagcggcggcgggtacagcagtggcagcggtggtgggtacagcagtggcagtggcggcgggtccagcagtggcagcgggtgcagcagtggcagcggcggtgggtacagcagtggatgcgacagcagcggcggcgggtacagcggtggcagcggcggtgggtacagcagtggatgcgacagcagcggcggcgggtacagcagtggcagcggcggcgggtacagcagtggcagcggcggcaggtaccgtaatggatgcgacggcagcggcggcgggtacagcagtggcagtggcggcgggtccagcagtggcagcgggtgcagcagtggcagcggcggcgggtacagcagtggcagcgggtacagcagtggcagcggcggcgggtacagcagtggcagcggtggtgggtacagcagtggcagtggcggcgggtccagcagtggcagcgggtgcagcagtggcagcggcggcgggtacagcagtggcagcgggtacagcagtggcagcgggtgcagcagtggcagcggcggcaggtaccgtaatggatgcgacagcagcggcggcgggtacagcagtggcagcggcggcgggtacagcagtggcagcggcggcaggtaccgtaatggatgcgacggcagcggcggcgggtacagcagtggcagtggcggcgggtccagcagtggcagcgggtgcagcagtggcagcggcggcgggtacagcagtggcagcggcggcgggtacagcagtggcagcggtggtgggtacagcagtggcagtggcggcgGGTCCAGCAgtggcggcgggtacagcagtggcagcgggtacagcagtggcagcggcggcgggtacagcggtggcagcggcggtgggtacagcagtggatgcgacagcagcggcggcgggtacagcggtggcagcggcggtgggtacagcagtggatgcgacagcagcggcggcgggtacagcagtggcagcggcggcgggtacagcagtggcagcggcggcaggtaccgtaatggatgcgacggcagcggcggcgggtacagcagtggcagtggcggcgggtccagcagtggcagcgggtgcagcagtggcagcggcggcgggtacagcagtggcagcgggtacagcagtggcagcggcggcgggtacagcagtggcagcggtggtgggtacagcagtggcagtggcggcgggtccagcagtggcagcgggtgcagcagtggcagcggcggcgggtacagcagtggcagcgggtacagcagtggcagcgggtgcagcagtggcagcggcggcaggtaccgtaatggatgcgacggcagcggcggcgggtacagcagtggcagtggcggcgggtccagcagtggcagcgggtgcagcagtggcagcggcggcgggtacagcagtggcagcgggtacagcagtggcagcggcggcgggtacagcagtggcagcggtggtgggtacagcagtggcagtggcggcgggtccagcagtggcagcgggtgcagcagtggcagcggcggcgggtacagcagtggcagcgggtacagcagtggcagcggcggcgggtacagcagtggcagcgggtacagcagtggcagcggcggcgggtacagcagtggcagcggtggtgggtacagcagtggcagtggcggcgggtccagcagtggcagcgggtgcagcagtggcagcggcggcggttacagcagtggcagcgggtacagcagtggcagcggcggcgggtacagcagtggcagcggtggtgggtacagcagtggcagtggcggcgggtccagcagtggcagcgggtgcagcagtggcagcggcggtgggtacagcagtggatgcgacagcagcggcggcgggtacagcggtggcagcggcggtgggtacagcagtggatgcgacagcagcggcggcgggtacagcagtggcagcggcggcgggtacagcagtggcagcggcggcaggtaccgtaatggatgcgacggcagcggcggcgggtacagcagtggcagtggcggcgggtccagcagtggcagcgggtgcagcagtggcagcggcggcgggtacagcagtggcagcgggtacagcagtggcagcggcggcgggtacagcagtggcagcggtggtgggtacagcagtggcagtggcggcgggtccagcagtggcagcgggtgcagcagtggcagcggcggcgggtacagcagtggcagcgggtacagcagtggcagcgggtgcagcagtggcagcggcggcaggtaccgtaatggatgcgacagcagcggcggcgggtacagcagtggcagcggcggcgggtacagcagtggcagcggcggcaggtaccgtaatggatgcgacggcagcggcggcgggtacagcagtggcagtggcggcgggtccagcagtggcagcgggtgcagcagtggcagtggcggcgggtacagcagtggcagcggcggcgggtacagcagtggcagcggtggtgggtacagcagtggcagtggcggcgGGTCCAGCAgtggcggcgggtacagcagtggcagcgggtacagcagtggcagcggcggcgggtacagcggtggcagcggcggtgggtacagcagtggatgcgacagcagcggcggcgggtacagcggtggcagcggcggtgggtacagcagtggatgcgacagcagcggcggcgggtacagcagtggcagcggcggcgggtacagcagtggcagcggcggcaggtaccgtaatggatgcgacggcagcggcggcgggtacagcagtggcagtggcggcgggtccagcagtggcagcgggtgcagcagtggcagcggcggcgggtacagcagtggcagcgggtacagcagtggcagcggcggcgggtacagcagtggcagcggtggtgggtacagcagtggcagtggcggcgggtccagcagtggcagcgggtgcagcagtggcagcggcggcgggtacagcagtggcagcgggtacagcagtggcagcgggtgcagaggcGGCAGTCTGCAGAGGTGGCCTGTCAGCGGCGGACACCGCAGCGGAGGGTACAGCAGGGGCGggtgcggcggcagcggttaCAGCAGGGGCGAATATAGCCGCAGCGgggccggcaggggcgagtatggcggcagttggcacagcaggagcgagtatggcagcagttggcccagcaggggcaagcatgtcagcagttggcccagcatgcgcgagtatggcagcagttggcccagcggcggcgggcccggcaggggcgaatgtggtatcagttagcccagcaggggctcgtatggcggcagttggcccagcagcggcgggcccggcagaggcgagtatatcagcagttgacccagcagcggcgggcccggcaggggcgagtatgtcagcggttggcccaccagcggcgggcccggcaggggctcgtatggcggcagttggcccagcagcagcgggcccggcaggggcgcgtgtgtcagcagtcggcacagcagcggcgggcccggcaggggcgagtatatcagcagttggcccagcgtcggcgggcccggcaggggcgagtatgtcagcggttggcccaccagcggcgggcccggcaggggctcgtatggcggcagttggcccagcagcagcgggcccggcaggggcgcgtgtgtcagcagtcggcacagcggttctcggtactgcagcggtagtcacagcagtgggtgcactaacagcggtgggcgtggaggcggccgtcctagatgtggaacgtgtggcgtgccgtgtcccgaaatatgtattctttcgggtggtcatcccacttctgagttgtaaacacctatttattaagtaaaaatgataaagattagtttgtattggtcggattcaatctttggattttgcgcagatgcaacttgctcgttgcatcgccggaagagaagagagacgccgtctctcgacctatcgagagcttatcgctaacaaaacgatacttattactaacaatcgatacttattactaacaatcgatacttattactaacaatcgatacttattactaacaatcgatatatatacatgagcatttaacagactttaaataattggaatcttacagtTTTATGGCATTTGAGTTTGTGTGCATGCCACAGGTTGCCACTAAATTTATCGATATATTTCATTACTTACAGCTGTTATTTCGATATATTTGATAGACCTACTGCACATCGCTAAACAAGTAGTGTCACTGTATCACAAATGAATTTACGAATTTCGTTTGGAAAGAATTAACAACAATTGGAATAATTTAGAAACATGACGGATGAATTGCCGGAAGCATTCGACTTGGTGGTGATGGGCACAGGTAAGGTCATCTGACTAATCCATACACCATGGGCGTTACGACAAATAGTAGCTCGATGAGTCTTAGTACCTAAATATTGATTGATTTCTAATTCTTTTGAAAGGCTTCACTGAATCCTGTATAGCCGCTGCTGCAAGTCGCATTGGAAAGACTGTGCTGCATCTGGATAAAAATGAATACTATGGTGGTGACTCTTGGGGATACTTTAGTTTGGATGCCCTGTGTTCGCTGTTGGAGAAGGAAGTAAGCGAAAGTTCTGCTTTGCGAAATGGTAGTTATACTTGGCATAATGTAGCTGCAGTTGATGGGGATACCGATGCGCCCGCAGTCTGGACGCGCGAAGCCATACTGGCCAAGTCACGACGTTTTAATCTCGATCTCTGCCCCCGTGTTCTATATGCCGCAGGAGAACTCGTTCAATTGCTGATCCGATCAAATATTTGTCGTTATGCAGAGTTTCGTGCCGTAGATCATGTCTGCATGAATAACAATGGAGAAATTTTATCTGTGCCTTGTTCACGAAGTGATGTCTTCAATACTAAAATCCTTACAATGGTGGAGAAACGATTGCTAATGAAATTCCTAATGGCTTGCAATGACTATGGCGAGGACAAGTGCAATGAAGACTCTTTGGCGTTCCGAGGACGCTCGTTTGTCGAGTATCTGCAAGCGCAACGTGTAACCGAGAAGATTGCCTCATGTGTAATGCAGTCGATTGCCATGTGTGGTCCAAATTCCACATTCGAGAAGGGCATGCAACGTACACAACGATTCCTAAGTAGCCTGGGTCGGTATGGCAATACACCTTTTCTGTTTCCCATGTACGGTTGTGGTGAATTGCCGCAATGCTTCTGTCGTCTTTGTGCGGTTTTCGGTGGAATCTATTGCCTTAAACGCTCTGTGGACGCTGTTAACATGGACAGTCAATCCCAAGAACTTTTGGTTAGCTGTGACGGAAAGACTCTGCGTGCCAAACATTTGGTCTCGGCACCTGGCCAAGTACCCATTAATCCAGTGACGCCAATGCGTCCAAACATCTCTCGAGGATTGTTTATATCGTGTAGCCCACTGGGAAatgaagaaataaataaaggaGGCGGTGGTGTTAATCTGTTGCGTCTGCTGGCCGATGGAGGAGCTCGCGAAGCCATTGTTATTCAACTCTCACACTATTCTGGTGCATGTCCAGAGGGATTATGTAAGAAACTGAGGATTTTGCTttatattttgcatatttatttaaacgAATCATTTTCAGATATCTTCCACATAACCACACCCGCTCAAAGCGAAGATCCCATTGCTGACTTGGCACCATTTACATCTCAAATCTTTCAAAGTATTTCCCAAATTGTTTTTAGTTCCCATTTTACGCTTTATTCGCCTCAATCTTTGGAGGCCAACGCACTGCCACTTTCTATACATTGCACTAGTGGACCAATTTATGAAATAGATTATGATGCTGCTATTTCTGAGGCTCATCGTATTTTTATGGAACTTTATCCAACTGAAGTGTTTCTACCACGTGCACCCGATCCAGAGGAGATTGTGATTGATGGCGAGGATCCCAGTGCATTGAATGAGCATAGTTTACCAGAAGATCTACGAGCACAACTACATGATATGGAACTCAACTCAACTGAAAATCAGTAGGGAAATTAGcacaacatttttttgtagTCCTATATCAATTCCAAATAATATGTGCAACTGACTTTTTTGATACGTTTTTCTAATTATAAGGTTacatacaaatttttgtatatatatatttattatgtaAATTATGTATAATTTCTAAAATTACTAGGCGtatatttatatgtgtgtgtgtgttatctATGATAAATAAACTTCCAAAAATATGGATTTGCAATGCatcaaatatataatttatcttctttctatgtatataaatatatatatttgtgtaaattaaacacttccttcactcacgggttaaaaaaatgaatttttatttataaagtcacttttattacaatacaatatgttaatattataactgaaagatgctgactttggtgagcgaattcggcggagtttaagcgaagttaccggttggtttgtacttaggctcaagactgatttgctatggttcaattatgttggatgaaggcttgggtaatcgacgtcgtcgcaggcggcggcgttggctgagtccaatactccactttaagtgcgtgggaccattctttgtttacacaagtgttcaggaccattctttgtttattgccgaaatttgtggcgtgattctgcgtatgcaccgaacccgacaccattcttctaaggcctgggaaaatggggtgcaggcttattgtttatcctagcgatcggactgttacttgagattggcgatcatgcgacaaatgggcatgtgacgattgagtggggttgaccaatgggtattgcatgtgatgatgaaatagggttggccaatgggcatgcggttaatgggcatgtgttgacggacttgggtctatggcttctatgttatggtatgagttgtgatagaagtgcttaactcctccccctttaagtgcggacgtcctcggtcgcaacaacatattggacgggcccgattgagacttccattggtggaccatggttgcctgttccgtggctgcagtattttttaatgatgcaatatgttatcatcgcagctgctagaagagttagaataatccagtttgacgaagacataatcaagttgtttctttggatacgctccagattattagtattattgatgtgtaactccttgatcatttccagcgaaagcttttcacctctctgctgcttatttgatagtaacTGTAACAGCGGTGGTTGAACCTCGgcttcaaagcgtgtcttcacaatataccaggagtcttctattatgactgtcgcgttttccgcttggattatgaaggtgccttctagggtgatgttttctccattgatgctgatgtccccttggaattggttcagcagcaaggtaccgggcattatttcTGAATGAGATTTTACGTGCTGAttgttgatgaccttacattggggattccttcttt contains:
- the LOC6637710 gene encoding rab proteins geranylgeranyltransferase component A → MTDELPEAFDLVVMGTGFTESCIAAAASRIGKTVLHLDKNEYYGGDSWGYFSLDALCSLLEKEVSESSALRNGSYTWHNVAAVDGDTDAPAVWTREAILAKSRRFNLDLCPRVLYAAGELVQLLIRSNICRYAEFRAVDHVCMNNNGEILSVPCSRSDVFNTKILTMVEKRLLMKFLMACNDYGEDKCNEDSLAFRGRSFVEYLQAQRVTEKIASCVMQSIAMCGPNSTFEKGMQRTQRFLSSLGRYGNTPFLFPMYGCGELPQCFCRLCAVFGGIYCLKRSVDAVNMDSQSQELLVSCDGKTLRAKHLVSAPGQVPINPVTPMRPNISRGLFISCSPLGNEEINKGGGGVNLLRLLADGGAREAIVIQLSHYSGACPEGLYIFHITTPAQSEDPIADLAPFTSQIFQSISQIVFSSHFTLYSPQSLEANALPLSIHCTSGPIYEIDYDAAISEAHRIFMELYPTEVFLPRAPDPEEIVIDGEDPSALNEHSLPEDLRAQLHDMELNSTENQ